From Candidatus Polarisedimenticolaceae bacterium, a single genomic window includes:
- a CDS encoding M48 family metallopeptidase, translating into MRRILGSLVVLVLFAACSTVPITGRRQVNLVSSSEMTALAAQEYGRFLEENPPSKDAASSERVRRVGERIRRAVESYMTEAKLASRLAGYQWQFNLVDNKQVNAWCMPGGRVVVYSGLLPVAQDDTGLAVVMGHEIAHAIAEHGSERMSQQMLAELGGVALDVALQEKPGETRALWRQAYGVGAQVGALLPFSRVQESEADRLGLIFMAMAGYDPRQAPDFWRRMAAAKQGGAPPEFLSTHPSDDTRIRRLQELVPEALKSYRPQD; encoded by the coding sequence ATGCGCCGCATCCTCGGGTCCCTGGTCGTCCTCGTCCTGTTCGCGGCATGCTCGACGGTGCCCATCACCGGCCGCCGTCAGGTCAACCTCGTGTCGAGCTCGGAGATGACCGCGCTCGCCGCGCAGGAGTACGGCCGGTTCCTCGAGGAGAACCCGCCGAGCAAGGACGCGGCGTCGAGCGAGCGCGTGCGCCGCGTCGGCGAGCGGATCCGACGCGCCGTCGAGAGCTACATGACCGAGGCGAAGCTCGCTTCGCGACTCGCCGGTTACCAGTGGCAATTCAACCTCGTCGACAACAAGCAGGTCAACGCATGGTGCATGCCCGGCGGGCGCGTCGTCGTCTACTCGGGGCTGCTGCCGGTCGCCCAGGACGACACGGGGCTCGCCGTCGTCATGGGGCACGAGATCGCGCACGCGATCGCCGAGCACGGCTCGGAGCGGATGAGCCAGCAGATGCTCGCGGAGCTCGGCGGCGTGGCCCTCGACGTGGCGCTGCAGGAGAAGCCCGGGGAGACGCGCGCGTTGTGGCGGCAGGCGTACGGCGTCGGGGCGCAGGTGGGCGCCCTGCTCCCCTTCAGCCGCGTGCAGGAGTCCGAGGCGGATCGCCTGGGCCTGATCTTCATGGCGATGGCCGGGTACGACCCGCGGCAGGCCCCCGACTTCTGGCGACGGATGGCGGCCGCGAAGCAAGGCGGCGCTCCCCCCGAGTTCCTCAGCACCCACCCCTCCGACGACACGAGGATCCGAAGGCTCCAGGAACTTGTGCCGGAGGCCTTGAAGTCGTACCGGCCGCAGGACTAG
- a CDS encoding lipocalin-like domain-containing protein: protein MLVAPLALVLTLAAWKAAVPDFAWSFPRDHWAHDGYRTEWWYLTGELEAVDDPGRTFGYQFTLFRIGVAPERPSLDSAWSAANLAMGHASVTDVAGSRHVFSDVLHRAMPLLGGFRPFPENPIGWIVAPAGTDGKWELRWNGAGFDASMRDDAKGIAFDLTTRPEKPLVLQGPNGFSRKGEGPTAASQYYSFTRLRTEGTLTVGGRSWKVRGSSWMDKEFGSSQLSKEQVGWDWFSLKLADGRDVMLYALRRADGTADFRNGTVIAADGTPRGLDPSAWSVRATGSWTSPATGATYPSGWIVELPSEGLRLAVVPLLREQENAGLASGGVFYWEGAVEIRDAEGERVGSGYVELTGYGKGSRPPV, encoded by the coding sequence GTGCTCGTCGCTCCGCTCGCTCTCGTCCTGACCCTGGCGGCCTGGAAGGCCGCCGTCCCCGATTTCGCATGGTCGTTCCCCCGCGACCACTGGGCGCACGACGGTTATCGGACCGAGTGGTGGTATCTGACCGGGGAGCTCGAGGCGGTCGACGATCCGGGCCGGACGTTCGGCTACCAGTTCACCCTCTTCCGGATCGGCGTCGCGCCGGAGCGGCCGTCGCTCGATTCGGCCTGGTCGGCGGCGAATCTCGCGATGGGGCACGCGTCGGTCACCGACGTCGCGGGGAGTCGCCACGTCTTCAGCGACGTCCTCCACCGCGCGATGCCGCTGCTCGGCGGCTTCCGGCCGTTTCCCGAGAACCCGATCGGTTGGATCGTCGCTCCCGCCGGCACCGACGGGAAGTGGGAGCTGCGCTGGAACGGCGCGGGGTTCGACGCCTCGATGCGCGACGACGCGAAAGGGATCGCCTTCGACCTCACGACGCGGCCGGAGAAGCCGCTCGTGCTGCAGGGGCCCAACGGCTTCAGCCGCAAGGGGGAGGGGCCCACCGCCGCGAGCCAGTACTACTCCTTCACGCGCCTGAGGACCGAGGGGACGCTCACCGTCGGAGGCCGAAGCTGGAAGGTGCGCGGCTCGAGCTGGATGGACAAGGAGTTCGGGTCCTCCCAGCTCTCGAAGGAACAGGTCGGGTGGGATTGGTTCAGCCTGAAGCTCGCCGACGGCCGCGACGTGATGCTCTACGCCCTGCGCCGGGCCGACGGGACCGCCGACTTCCGCAACGGCACCGTGATCGCGGCGGACGGCACGCCGCGCGGCCTCGACCCGTCGGCCTGGTCGGTCCGGGCGACCGGCTCGTGGACCAGTCCCGCGACCGGGGCGACCTACCCCTCGGGATGGATCGTCGAGCTTCCCTCGGAAGGGCTGCGCCTCGCGGTCGTGCCGCTCCTCCGCGAGCAGGAGAACGCGGGCTTGGCGTCCGGCGGGGTCTTCTACTGGGAGGGGGCCGTCGAGATCCGCGATGCCGAGGGGGAGCGGGTGGGCTCGGGGTACGTGGAGCTGACCGGGTACGGGAAGGGGAGCCGGCCGCCCGTCTGA
- a CDS encoding sulfatase-like hydrolase/transferase — MRRGMGTWFPILALAGASAPSCPAPRRIDAPIVIVSIDTLRADHLAAWGGRGVATPALDLLRRESILFERAYTHAPLTLPSHASLFTGLLPADHGVRDNVGYALDAARAPTLAAALRARGYATAGFVSSFVLRRKTGIGDGFDVWDDAIDPSASRLAEASRDGAETVRRALTWLRRRDGRPFLLFVHLYEPHAPYAPPEPFRTRYAGRPYDGEIAYADALVGRLFDALREDGTWDRATIVLLSDHGEGLGEHGEEEHGVFLYRSTLHVPLMVKLPGGERAGTTLARPCGLAEVAPALLGRGDLLDPSSRGRTIVSETAYPRLHFGWSDLTSAIEGDLQAIAAPEPEVYDLTRDPRQEHNLAPGFGAELLAAAHRARSLPERPEPVDGETLAKLASLGYLGGVAAAGPDDADLPDPKHRIGDLAGLRRGWSALAEGRPAEVVADLPPLLARNPRLLDGWELLARALDAVGDVEAARRAWDRAVEISGGAPPITLGAAAANLRQGRIPEARALGEVALAAGIPGSREVLARAAILERRGDEAEALARAAIADDGSRIAPRIVLAEALLAQGKFAEALAETDRLLEVYRALATPDPAALRGAALVRGRAFASLGDADRATAALEQEIELFPDQVAAYAHLAVVRRLAGDAAGAGDVVRRLRSAPSVRAAQEADRLSAMFRRPS; from the coding sequence ATGCGGCGCGGAATGGGCACCTGGTTCCCGATATTGGCGCTCGCCGGCGCGAGCGCCCCCTCCTGCCCTGCCCCACGCCGCATCGACGCCCCCATCGTGATCGTGTCCATCGACACCTTGCGGGCCGATCACCTCGCCGCGTGGGGAGGCCGGGGGGTCGCGACCCCCGCGCTCGACCTCCTGCGTCGCGAGTCGATCCTCTTCGAGCGCGCGTACACCCACGCCCCGCTGACGCTGCCCTCGCACGCGTCGCTGTTCACCGGGCTCCTCCCCGCCGATCACGGCGTGCGCGACAACGTCGGCTACGCGCTCGACGCGGCGAGGGCGCCCACCCTCGCCGCCGCGCTGCGGGCGCGGGGGTACGCGACGGCCGGCTTCGTCTCCTCGTTCGTGCTCCGGCGCAAGACCGGGATCGGCGACGGATTCGACGTCTGGGACGACGCGATCGACCCCTCCGCCTCGCGCCTGGCCGAGGCGAGCCGCGACGGCGCCGAGACGGTGCGACGCGCCCTGACGTGGCTGCGCCGGCGCGACGGGAGGCCGTTCCTGCTCTTCGTGCACCTCTACGAGCCGCATGCGCCGTACGCCCCTCCGGAGCCGTTCCGCACCCGCTACGCCGGGCGGCCGTACGACGGCGAGATCGCCTACGCCGATGCGCTCGTCGGCCGGCTGTTCGACGCCCTGCGCGAGGACGGGACCTGGGACCGCGCGACGATCGTCCTCCTCTCCGATCACGGCGAGGGCCTCGGCGAACACGGCGAGGAGGAGCACGGCGTCTTCCTCTACCGGTCGACCCTTCACGTCCCGCTGATGGTGAAGCTCCCCGGCGGCGAGCGCGCCGGAACGACCCTGGCGCGACCCTGCGGGCTCGCCGAGGTCGCGCCGGCCCTCCTCGGTCGCGGCGACCTGCTCGATCCGTCGTCGCGGGGGCGCACGATCGTTTCGGAGACGGCCTACCCGCGACTGCACTTCGGCTGGAGCGACCTCACGAGCGCGATCGAAGGAGACCTGCAGGCGATCGCGGCTCCGGAGCCCGAGGTGTACGACCTCACGCGCGATCCCCGGCAGGAACACAACCTCGCCCCCGGATTCGGCGCCGAGCTGCTCGCGGCGGCCCACCGCGCCCGCTCCCTCCCCGAGCGACCGGAACCCGTCGACGGCGAGACGCTCGCCAAGCTCGCCTCCCTCGGTTACCTCGGCGGCGTCGCCGCCGCGGGCCCCGACGACGCGGACCTTCCGGACCCCAAACACCGGATCGGCGACCTCGCCGGCCTCCGGCGCGGGTGGAGCGCCCTCGCCGAGGGGCGGCCGGCGGAGGTGGTCGCGGACCTTCCCCCGCTGCTCGCGCGGAACCCGCGCCTGCTCGACGGCTGGGAGCTACTGGCACGCGCCCTCGACGCCGTGGGAGACGTGGAGGCGGCCCGCCGTGCGTGGGACCGGGCGGTCGAGATCTCCGGCGGCGCGCCGCCGATCACCCTCGGCGCCGCGGCGGCGAACCTCCGGCAGGGGCGGATCCCCGAAGCCCGCGCCCTCGGGGAGGTCGCGCTCGCCGCCGGGATCCCCGGCTCGCGCGAGGTCCTGGCAAGGGCGGCGATCCTCGAGCGACGGGGGGACGAGGCGGAGGCGCTCGCGCGCGCCGCGATCGCCGACGACGGCTCGCGCATCGCGCCGCGCATCGTCCTCGCCGAAGCCCTCCTCGCCCAGGGGAAGTTCGCGGAGGCGCTCGCGGAGACCGACCGCCTCCTCGAGGTCTACCGGGCCCTCGCGACCCCGGATCCCGCCGCGCTTCGCGGAGCCGCCCTCGTGCGCGGCCGCGCCTTCGCCTCGCTCGGCGACGCCGACCGCGCGACCGCGGCGCTCGAGCAGGAGATCGAGCTCTTCCCCGACCAGGTCGCCGCCTACGCGCACCTCGCCGTCGTCCGCCGCCTCGCGGGCGACGCCGCGGGGGCCGGCGACGTCGTCCGGCGCCTGCGCTCGGCGCCGTCCGTCCGCGCCGCGCAGGAAGCCGATCGCCTCTCGGCGATGTTCCGGAGGCCGTCATGA
- a CDS encoding sulfatase-like hydrolase/transferase — MRIRSSVLVVALAVAACGGERELRRPDANVLLVTLDTTRADRIGAWGHATARTPTLDGLAREGLRFSRAYSSVPLTLPAHAALMTGTPPPVHGVRDNGGFFLADGHETLAEILRASGRATAAFVGAFVLNHHWGIAQGFDHYDDAFGPDDPVAAADLHQQRDGAEVADRAIAWLEANRARPFFAWLHFYDPHWPYEPKGELATAFASAPYDGEIAYADAQLGRVLDRLRELGLYENTVIVVTADHGEGLGEHGEPDHGIYAYDSTLHVPLVVRLPGASRRGVVDDVARDLDVMPTILDVLAIQPPAAVRGASLLRPAERTAYAESFYVRFHYGWREVTALREGRFKLVDLPTVELYDLERDPGETRNVADVHPERVAEMRATLRGMASASTPAPQAIDPEALARLQALGYVGGVAKTAGSELPDPKDKGEELDLLVRAARATSQAMRSGRYGDAAAVVERALEVEPNYVDGWQFLGTIYTRLGRPDDAVRALRRVLEANPDAVQARMGLARAHAAKGEHAVAVDLADSVLAANPRYVAAYHAAVESLVAVGRFDAAIERLRRLERERPDATGTAYEIARVLLAAGRLPEAEAQIRRALAVQPRQRSAHFNLALLADARGDREGARREYEAELASFPDNVEALTNLGILHMQAGRGLEGIRTFERLVATSPDDPRAQALLARARRSAGVSGSPRGSRVRSRPPGRPGRGEGRSRSPGPPRRSLPGRAARARAGDGAGRNRGPR, encoded by the coding sequence ATGCGGATCCGTTCGTCGGTACTCGTCGTCGCCCTGGCCGTCGCGGCCTGCGGCGGGGAGCGCGAGCTCCGCCGCCCGGACGCGAACGTCCTCCTGGTGACCCTCGACACCACGCGCGCCGACCGGATCGGCGCCTGGGGGCACGCCACCGCGCGCACCCCGACCCTCGACGGGCTCGCGCGCGAGGGGCTCCGCTTCTCCCGCGCCTATTCGTCGGTCCCGCTGACCCTCCCCGCGCACGCGGCGCTGATGACCGGAACCCCCCCGCCGGTGCACGGCGTGCGCGACAACGGGGGGTTCTTCCTCGCGGACGGGCACGAGACGCTCGCGGAGATCCTGCGCGCGAGCGGCCGCGCGACCGCGGCGTTCGTCGGTGCCTTCGTCCTCAACCATCACTGGGGGATCGCGCAGGGGTTCGACCATTACGACGACGCGTTCGGCCCGGACGACCCGGTCGCCGCCGCCGACCTCCACCAGCAGCGCGACGGCGCCGAGGTCGCCGACCGGGCGATCGCCTGGCTCGAGGCGAACCGGGCCCGGCCCTTCTTCGCGTGGCTCCACTTCTACGACCCGCACTGGCCGTACGAGCCGAAGGGGGAGCTCGCGACCGCCTTCGCGTCGGCCCCGTACGACGGCGAGATCGCCTACGCCGACGCGCAGCTGGGCCGCGTGCTCGACCGGCTGCGCGAGCTCGGCCTCTACGAGAACACCGTGATCGTCGTGACCGCCGATCACGGCGAGGGACTCGGCGAGCACGGCGAGCCCGACCACGGCATCTACGCCTACGACTCGACCCTCCACGTCCCGCTCGTCGTGCGCCTGCCGGGGGCGTCCCGCCGGGGAGTGGTGGACGACGTGGCCCGGGACCTCGACGTGATGCCCACGATCCTCGACGTCCTCGCGATCCAGCCCCCCGCGGCGGTGCGCGGCGCGAGCCTGCTCCGTCCGGCCGAACGCACGGCCTACGCGGAGTCGTTCTACGTCCGGTTCCACTACGGGTGGCGGGAGGTGACGGCGCTGCGCGAGGGGCGCTTCAAGCTCGTCGACCTTCCGACGGTGGAGCTCTACGACCTCGAGCGCGATCCCGGCGAGACCCGCAACGTCGCCGACGTCCACCCCGAGCGCGTCGCCGAGATGCGCGCGACGTTGCGGGGGATGGCCTCCGCCTCGACCCCGGCGCCGCAGGCGATCGACCCGGAGGCGCTCGCGCGCCTGCAGGCCCTGGGGTACGTGGGGGGCGTCGCGAAGACGGCGGGGTCGGAGCTTCCCGATCCCAAGGACAAGGGTGAGGAGCTCGACCTGCTGGTCCGCGCGGCCCGCGCGACGTCCCAGGCGATGCGTTCGGGGAGGTACGGCGACGCGGCCGCGGTCGTGGAGCGAGCCCTCGAGGTGGAGCCGAACTACGTCGACGGCTGGCAGTTCCTGGGAACGATCTACACGCGGCTCGGCCGTCCCGACGACGCCGTCCGTGCCTTGCGACGGGTCCTCGAGGCGAATCCCGACGCCGTGCAGGCGCGGATGGGGCTCGCCCGGGCGCACGCGGCGAAGGGGGAACACGCCGTCGCCGTCGACCTCGCCGACTCCGTCCTCGCGGCGAATCCCCGCTACGTCGCCGCCTACCACGCCGCGGTGGAGTCCCTCGTCGCCGTCGGTCGGTTCGACGCGGCGATCGAGCGCCTCCGACGCCTGGAACGCGAGCGACCCGACGCCACGGGAACCGCGTACGAGATCGCCAGGGTGCTGCTCGCGGCGGGTCGCCTCCCGGAAGCCGAGGCGCAGATCCGGCGCGCGCTCGCCGTCCAGCCGCGGCAGCGCAGCGCGCACTTCAACCTCGCCCTCCTTGCCGACGCGCGGGGCGATCGCGAGGGGGCGCGCCGGGAATACGAAGCGGAGCTCGCCTCGTTCCCCGACAACGTGGAGGCGCTCACCAACCTCGGGATCCTGCACATGCAGGCGGGCCGGGGTCTCGAAGGGATCCGCACCTTCGAGCGCCTGGTCGCGACTTCTCCGGACGACCCCCGGGCGCAGGCGTTGCTGGCGCGCGCGCGGCGCAGCGCAGGGGTCAGCGGATCCCCTCGAGGATCGCGCGTTCGTTCCCGGCCTCCGGGTCGTCCGGGGCGAGGCGAAGGAAGGTCTCGATCTCCCGGGCCGCCGCGTCGATCTCTCCCAGGGCGAGCAGCGCGCGCCCGAGCAGGCGATGGGGCGGGGCGGAATCGGGGACCGCGGTGA
- a CDS encoding carboxypeptidase regulatory-like domain-containing protein, translated as MNRIRRWNRWRFAAAAVLLAAAPVAAQEYRGNLFVEVKDDAGKPVAGAELTLAGGDFSRASTTGADGKARFVRLEPGAYRLTASAKGFAKVTVEQVDVATFQSASLQVRLTPESQLSQTVTVTAESPLLDQRRMGTATVLTQDEVSQIPTSRDPWAVLSTVPGVTTDRVNVAGNEAGQQSNFVGNGDDGTNTTWVMDGVEFTDLGAVGSSPTYFDFNTFEEIGFVTGGADVDQANGGARLNFTTKQGTNEFSGNLRLWYTSKGLQSDVKTITQPEGVVVTPPDPETFFPGNNLPPNNQVNEVFEKNVSFGGPILKDKIWYWVGFGQNDIDNQVANVSDKTKLKNTTAKIHGQVGARWNWKLFYSNGNKAKDGRGAAVTRPAETTWIQKGPTPIYTAYASALINPNWDLSLQAGHVDGKFSLTPKGGLDAQIFNDENNVWSGSYLLYDTVRPQDQFVVRGSNFFDTAGWEHEVKYGYRYKKTTVESLSKWSNLDNFVYSASYVYLYRERDYAVDMEHVNAWVGDTVTKGNWAVTAGLSYTEQQGKNTPADVAAVGLCPTCLPGVSYAGGSEVFTWKDVSPRVGATYTFDTRKRLLLRANYAQYVDQLYVSDINYDNPAASYAYLVHAFADANDNRKVDPGEFSTDCADALGGSVVACDPTLFADRIDPDYEAPRVREFIFGAEVELARDFTIAANILWRNRDRDRWIEGNLDGRPVAAAGPLYDVPHFEATGELRPIDASFYDCSATVSGTFPDGTPYSEPFCTLSPAGELLTNDGSPSFLTNRPGYEQRYKGLEITATKRLSNRWMLRGYVAVNDWTQEFSGTQGISDPTNFQGGTTEPGGEVSIPSVGSGTKDGVWLGTSRWQANVNGLYQLPRDMTLSGNLYVRQGYGIPYMHRASGKDVQIGEIGDARYDTLWTFDLGFAKNVKLQKGGVLELRADMFNVFDRNTVLSQKPRVNSAGNTNAITETLSPRIIRVGASLNF; from the coding sequence ATGAACCGGATACGACGATGGAACCGATGGCGATTCGCCGCGGCGGCGGTCCTTCTCGCGGCGGCACCCGTCGCCGCGCAGGAGTACCGCGGCAACCTGTTCGTCGAGGTGAAGGACGACGCGGGGAAGCCGGTGGCGGGGGCGGAGCTGACGCTCGCGGGGGGCGATTTCTCGCGCGCCTCGACGACCGGTGCGGACGGGAAGGCCCGATTCGTGCGACTCGAGCCGGGGGCCTACCGGCTCACGGCCTCGGCCAAGGGGTTCGCGAAGGTGACGGTCGAGCAGGTCGACGTCGCCACCTTCCAGAGCGCGTCCCTGCAGGTGCGGCTCACGCCGGAGTCGCAGTTGAGCCAGACCGTCACCGTCACCGCCGAGTCCCCGCTGCTCGACCAGCGGCGCATGGGCACCGCGACCGTGCTCACCCAAGACGAGGTGAGCCAGATCCCGACCTCGCGCGATCCGTGGGCGGTCCTCTCGACCGTCCCCGGCGTGACGACCGACCGCGTGAACGTGGCCGGGAACGAGGCCGGACAGCAATCCAACTTCGTCGGCAACGGCGACGACGGCACGAACACGACGTGGGTCATGGACGGGGTCGAATTCACCGACCTCGGCGCCGTCGGCTCGTCGCCGACCTACTTCGACTTCAACACCTTCGAGGAGATCGGGTTCGTGACGGGCGGGGCCGACGTCGACCAGGCCAACGGCGGGGCCCGCCTCAACTTCACGACGAAGCAGGGGACGAACGAGTTCTCCGGGAACCTGAGGCTCTGGTACACCTCGAAGGGACTGCAGTCCGACGTGAAGACGATCACGCAACCCGAGGGGGTCGTGGTCACGCCCCCCGACCCGGAGACCTTCTTCCCGGGGAACAACCTGCCGCCGAACAACCAGGTGAACGAGGTCTTCGAGAAGAACGTCTCGTTCGGCGGGCCGATCCTGAAGGACAAGATCTGGTACTGGGTCGGGTTCGGGCAGAACGACATCGACAACCAGGTCGCCAACGTCTCGGACAAGACGAAGTTGAAGAACACGACCGCGAAGATCCACGGGCAGGTCGGCGCGCGGTGGAACTGGAAGCTGTTCTACTCGAACGGCAACAAGGCCAAGGACGGCCGCGGCGCCGCGGTGACGCGCCCCGCGGAGACCACGTGGATCCAGAAGGGGCCCACACCGATCTACACCGCCTACGCGAGCGCGCTGATCAACCCGAACTGGGACCTGTCCCTCCAGGCGGGGCACGTCGACGGCAAGTTCAGCCTGACGCCGAAGGGGGGACTCGACGCGCAGATCTTCAACGACGAGAACAACGTGTGGAGCGGGTCCTACCTGCTCTACGACACCGTGCGCCCCCAGGACCAGTTCGTCGTCCGCGGGTCGAACTTCTTCGACACGGCGGGATGGGAGCACGAGGTCAAGTACGGCTACCGCTACAAGAAGACGACGGTCGAGTCGCTCTCGAAGTGGAGCAATCTCGACAACTTCGTCTACTCCGCCAGCTACGTCTATCTCTACCGCGAGCGGGACTACGCCGTGGACATGGAACACGTCAACGCGTGGGTCGGCGACACCGTGACGAAGGGGAACTGGGCGGTCACCGCCGGCCTCTCGTACACCGAGCAGCAGGGGAAGAACACCCCCGCCGACGTCGCGGCGGTGGGGCTGTGCCCGACGTGCCTTCCGGGCGTCTCCTACGCGGGCGGGAGCGAGGTCTTCACGTGGAAGGACGTGAGCCCGAGGGTCGGCGCGACCTACACCTTCGACACCCGCAAGCGCCTGCTCCTCCGGGCCAACTACGCCCAGTACGTCGACCAGCTCTACGTGAGCGACATCAACTACGACAACCCCGCGGCCTCGTACGCGTACCTCGTGCACGCGTTCGCCGACGCGAACGACAACCGCAAGGTCGATCCCGGGGAGTTCTCGACCGATTGCGCCGATGCGCTCGGCGGCTCGGTGGTGGCGTGCGACCCGACGTTGTTCGCGGACAGGATCGACCCCGACTACGAGGCGCCGCGCGTCCGCGAGTTCATCTTCGGCGCCGAGGTCGAGCTCGCGCGCGACTTCACGATCGCGGCGAACATCCTCTGGAGGAACCGGGACCGGGACCGGTGGATCGAAGGGAACCTCGACGGCAGGCCGGTCGCGGCCGCGGGACCGCTCTACGACGTCCCCCACTTCGAGGCGACCGGGGAGCTTCGGCCGATCGACGCGAGCTTCTACGACTGTTCCGCCACCGTGTCGGGAACCTTCCCGGACGGGACCCCCTACAGCGAGCCGTTCTGCACCCTCAGCCCGGCGGGGGAGCTTCTCACCAACGACGGAAGCCCCAGCTTCCTGACCAACCGCCCCGGGTACGAGCAGCGTTACAAGGGGCTCGAGATCACCGCCACCAAACGGCTGTCGAACCGGTGGATGCTGCGCGGATACGTGGCGGTGAACGACTGGACCCAGGAGTTCAGCGGGACCCAGGGGATCTCCGACCCGACCAACTTCCAGGGCGGCACCACCGAGCCCGGCGGAGAGGTCTCGATCCCGTCGGTCGGCTCGGGGACCAAGGACGGCGTCTGGCTCGGCACGAGCCGCTGGCAGGCGAACGTCAACGGCCTCTACCAGCTTCCGCGGGACATGACGCTCTCCGGGAACCTCTACGTTCGCCAGGGGTACGGCATCCCGTACATGCATCGCGCGAGCGGGAAGGACGTCCAGATCGGCGAGATCGGGGACGCGAGGTACGACACCCTCTGGACGTTCGACCTCGGCTTCGCGAAGAACGTGAAGCTCCAGAAAGGGGGCGTGCTGGAGCTGCGGGCGGACATGTTCAACGTCTTCGACCGCAACACGGTGCTCTCGCAGAAGCCGCGCGTGAACTCGGCGGGGAACACCAACGCGATCACGGAGACCCTCAGCCCGAGGATCATCCGTGTGGGCGCGAGTCTGAACTTCTGA